TTTTCACACATAAATTTTAGATTTTAATGGTACGCAAAAATAAAACTGTTCCAGGTATCACACTTTTTTACTAGGGGCTCGTATAAAAAAATAGTCCATTTGACttaaaaaggaagaagaaaaagaatgGTAGAAATTGTTTTGTTGAAATAAATGAATAATAAGTTGCACTAGATTTTAATATAAAAGTACAAACGGTTCACAGATTATTAACAATCTAGGGGGCGCAGAACCAGTCTTCTATAATCTTCAACGCCTCCATTTTCTTCTACCAAAGGCAAagcataataataataataataagctctccttattcaaaaaaaattaaataatactCTCCCCTTTGTTATCTTATCGTTTCTTGTCAGTTTCATCAAATTTCATTGTTCATAACACAAAGTTCTCTGTTATTGTTTTCTAGGAAAGTCTAAAAATGAGAAACATAGCAGCCTGTTATAGTGAACATGCAGTTAATGTTTCGAATTCTTATTGTTCTGGACTATCCAACCGTGCCACATTTTCTCCGAATTTGATCCCTTCAATTCAAGATGCAGTCACATGTATCTACAGAGTCAAGCTTTGTTCACAGCACCGGCTCTTGATCACCCTCACCTGGTGCACTAGCCTCATGGACCAAGGGTTCACCATTACTCTCGTTGAAGACCCGTCGTCTCCTTTCAAATTCAATACCAGACGTTTGTATCTGCATAACATTAAAGGCACGAAAAGTTTCAAGTCAACAAATTCCAAGGTTGAAATCTTCTGGGATCTTTCTTCTGCTAAGTATGATGCCGGGCCTGAACCAGTCCGTGGGTTTTATATAGCGGTTTTTGTCAACTACGAGCTAAGTTTACTTCTTGGAGACATGGAGGATGAACCAGAAGTGAAGAAACTCATGTGTAATGTGCCTATGTCAAAGTTCTCATTTGTCTCGCGAAGCCAACATTTCTCAGGTGGTGCAGTGTATTCAACTAAGGCTCAGTTCTTCAGTACCGGCACATGTCACGACATATTGATCAAGTGCTTTGTACAAGAGAAGGGACAGAAGAACTCGATACTATCGGTTAGTATCGATAATAAAAATGTGGTTCAAGTAAAAAGATTACAGTGGAATTTTCGAGGGAACCAAATAATATTCATCGACGGTTGTTTAGTAGATATGATGTGGGATGTCCATGACTGGTTCTTTAATCGAAAATTAGGATATGCAATATTCATGTTTAGGCCAAGGAGTGGATTGGATAGTAGGTTGTGGTTAGAGGAAAAGAAGGTGGAGGAGCACAATGAACAAGAAAAGGCTGGCTTCACTTTGTTGATATCTGCTTGTAAGAATCCTGACTAACCTCTTTCTTTTGTCTTATGACTTTTGCCCCCTTTTGGTTTATTTTCTTCCTTTCTAtgattttctttttgaaatttctaGTGAGAATATAGAGGATATCATCAGTATATGGTCCATTTTATGACCATGTCATTAGTTCTATAGGAAGCAAACTGCAGTGTACATAAACCTTTCCAATAAAACCTCTTTTGTGTGGTGTGGTGTGCTAATTTTGAGGTTTCATGTCATTTTTTTTATGTGTGTATGTGGGTTTAGTTTATTTCGATACTTGTGAACATCATTTTCCTATGTTCTGAAGATATCTGGTTTCATTGCAAAGGAAGTTTATTCTCTCAATGAGCAATAAAACCTTCTTTTGTTAATGTTTCCATACCAATAACATGTTTACCAATACGAACAAGGCTCGAAACATGAATTTATTATCCGTATTACAAAATAATGGTCACATTCCTAGAACTGAACAGAATACAGAGGTAAAGGTTTAACAGAAGTCAGATGTTCTCCTGGAAAGTATAAGCTGATATTTTGAGTTAAAAATGGTAGAGCGCCAACCGAAATGGATACATGACTTAAGTTGGAAACAAATCCTAATAATATAAGTCGAAAGAATTTGTTGGTAAAGTTTATAAACACTAGTGGACTATTAGTATACTTGCAAATATATCAAAAGAATAGTAGAACTTGTTGTTCCCCATGTCCTATTAGCAGTATACTTTATTCAATTCATTGGCATCTACCACCAGATGAAAACACTATTTTTCTGCAATGTCAAATGAATAGTTTGTTTTAATGTCAATACAGTTTTATGTCACTCTTGGCCGTCTGGAGCTGCAAAATAAAGACATGGACTCCAATTTAGTGGGTTCAGAGCATCTCCAATACTAGAAAACCCTTAATTAAAAATCTAGTTGGCATCTGCAATTTTAGATAATATGTAAAAAAAACTACACTCCAACCTTATAAACCCTTAGCAAAAATTATAGATAATCACTTTTACTTGGCTATATTTGTACAACCATAAAAACCCTTAGGTATAAAtttacatattgaaaatataGATAATATCATTGAATTATAATTCTAACTGAAAGGCATTTGTTTactcgaggatttaactcaactaaattaagaatgtaataagtaaatagtggatctatcgtcagagagatctcatagagtaacatatgtcaaaggattaagaagcattgttcatctacagagttgattacttaattcactggaagaagctcaagaaattgatcaagcctcagtgatataaatcaagattgtggatttaatcaagtgacatagatctcgtcagggtatcaaataattacaaggatttagtctgaagaaaatcaagagtatcaaggtcaaggcatgaagaaacgtcacggaagttagtcactcatgaaccagacagtacatcgagtgtcaacattgaagtggtggtATTGATTCAttattttcagtgattttcagaagatattcagaagaatggttgctgctcaagattagtattaattctctattaattaattaagtcatataatttaattaagaaaataaattatatctgcaaagattaatttattgattaattgattaattaattcagaattaatattaagggttttcagaatttttattagattaaaatctattattaattcagtaagacaatatgatttgaactactatgacaatcggtatgacaattgatagtcataccgaaagtcttgctagttcattctgattgtcttgctagctctaaagatagttctaccgattgtcttgctgagccaagggattgtcattgcagttcatttccattcggctgttttgataaaagaagcagaagacattcattcCGACAATCATCCAAAAAAaccaagtcaagaacacagcagaaacaaaagcaaaacatttcatttttcatctgctttattcaagatcaaaattctagattgtaaagttaaatccaaaccactagaattatttatcttgttcttgtgtaacaatctagcggatcaaaatccctagaacttaatctcaaatcgcatttagcatttgatctttttattgcaaaaatagaaaaagttcatgtcgaatttcTAGTTCATgtcgatgcttcaactgtaatgagttgggacactttgccacagaatgcaggaagccaaaacaatttaggaagaactcttatgattctaatcagaagagtaaatctgaaagggcttacctggcaaagggaagaagctgggatgatactgacagtgaagatgaagaagttgggaatcttgctctcatgcctagtgatgcaaatacctcattgtcaagaaaagaggtaaaatttactgatgctgaattagtttatcatctaggaggttccttagattgtgctcgtcgtgataatgaattgttaaatcaacaaatcaaagaccttgagaaagaggtcaatgaattaagacttgtgcacattaatcaagataaattaaaagaacaagtatcttttctagagaatagagttgactgttatagacaacttgaaactattctcaaagataagatcaccggtcttgaggctaaggttaaagcttactttaattcttgttcgaa
The sequence above is drawn from the Apium graveolens cultivar Ventura chromosome 2, ASM990537v1, whole genome shotgun sequence genome and encodes:
- the LOC141693812 gene encoding uncharacterized protein LOC141693812, translating into MRNIAACYSEHAVNVSNSYCSGLSNRATFSPNLIPSIQDAVTCIYRVKLCSQHRLLITLTWCTSLMDQGFTITLVEDPSSPFKFNTRRLYLHNIKGTKSFKSTNSKVEIFWDLSSAKYDAGPEPVRGFYIAVFVNYELSLLLGDMEDEPEVKKLMCNVPMSKFSFVSRSQHFSGGAVYSTKAQFFSTGTCHDILIKCFVQEKGQKNSILSVSIDNKNVVQVKRLQWNFRGNQIIFIDGCLVDMMWDVHDWFFNRKLGYAIFMFRPRSGLDSRLWLEEKKVEEHNEQEKAGFTLLISACKNPD